CTCAAATCTTTCTGCAGGAAGAAACTAAAATCACTAAAACAGTTGATCCTTGGGGAGGAAGTTATTATGTGGAAAGTTTGACAAATAAAATTCTAAAAAGCACCTGGAAACTAATCGAAGAGGTTGAAGAACTAGGCGGAATGACAAAAGCTATCGAAGCAGGAATTCCTAAATTAAGAATTGAAGAAGCAGCTGCAAGAAAACAAGCCCGAATTGATAGCGGTCAGGATATTATTGTGGGTGTAAATCAATTTAGATTAGAAAAAGAAGATCCTTTGCATATTTTGGATGTTGACAACCAAATGGTTCGTAAGCAACAAGTGGAAAGGCTTCAAGAAATAAAAGCAACGAGAGATACTGAAAAAGTAAATCAATCACTGGAAAAATTAATACTTTGTGCAAAAACCGGACAAGGAAACTTATTGGAAATTGCTATTGAAGCTGCTCGAAACAGAGCGACTTTAGGAGAAATTAGCGATGCTCTGGAAAGTATTTTTGGTCGATTCAAGGCACAAATTAAATCCTTTAGCGGTGTGTATAGTGCAGCAATAAAAAATGACGAAAATTTTGAAAAGGCAAAACAATTAGCAGATGCCTTTGCAAAACAAGAAGGTAGACGTCCGAGAATCATGATTGCCAAAATGGGACAAGACGGACATGATCGTGGTGCAAAAGTGGTTGCCACAGGATATGCAGATGTAGGTTTTGATGTTGATATTGGTCCGTTATTTCAAACTCCGGCAGAAGCTGCTAAACAAGCTGTAGAAAATGACGTACATATATTGGGCGTTTCATCTTTGGCCGCTGGACATAAAACATTGGTACCGCAAGTTATCGAAGAACTTAAAAAACACGGACGTGAAGATATTATGGTAATTGTTGGCGGTGTAATTCCGGCGCAAGACTATCAATTTCTATTTGATGCCGGTGCAGTAGCTGTTTTTGGTCCCGGAACTAAAATTAGTGAAGCGGCAATTAAAATTCTGGAAATCTTAATTGACTAATAAACATAAAAAAATCCCGAATTTATCGGGATTTTTTTTGCTTTTGTTTGATGTTTAATCGTGTATTGTAGCATTACTATCCGCTTCAATATAAGAAAGATCATAACCGCCAAAGGCTTTCAGATAACTTTTCAAAGAAGTTCCGTAAGCATCTCTAAAATGCCTGTTTCCTTTGTTTTTGAAAAAGTTTTTAACTGAACCTGCTCCTCCAAGATGTGCTGCGGCTAAAATTCCGGATTCGGTAATTGCAATACCATTTACAATTTTTCCTTCATACCTTTCAATTTCATTACGCAGAATCCATTTGTTTTTGGACAACAACGCAATAAATGCTTTTTCTTGTAAGGCCGGATCTTTTAAAAAGGCTTTCTTATTTTGAACACCAATCGATCTTAATGCTTGGGTTCCAAATTGATATTTTCCCATGTAACCAAGTGAATTTACCAATCGGTATTTTCCTTGTGATTCTTTAAAGGCAACGGCTTCTTTAAAACCTATAAGACGTTTTCCTGTAAATGGGACATTTAACTTGTGTAAAGTAGGATAATCATCCTCTTCGAGCGATGGATATATGTATTCAGATCCATCTGTTTTTTCTATTAAAAACCAGGGTTTGGTTTCTAGATTAAAGGGTTTAAAACCCAAACTTAAAAATGTAATAATAACGATCAAACTCGCATAAAAATACCATTTCTTTATCATAAATTGTTTTTCTTCAAAACGCTGTCACCCTCTTGAAATTTCTACGGTGCAAAGATAAGAAATACAAAACAATACTGATAATCAATTATTTGCACAATTCAACAATTACAAATATACTGTCTAATCCCTTTATTGATGCAGTTTTCGAGCGTTCGGACAAGACTAATATTTTGCTTCAAAATTGTCAAAAAAGAAATTCTAAAAATGTCATTTTTATCATTTTTTTATCATTTTTGTTAAAATAGAAAGATAAAACCTACACTTTTTTAATGTTAATTATGAATACCAAATATTATTTTTATGTAAACTTTTAACAATTTACACGAAAAACAAAATTTACGTTTTTCAAATTTTAGGTTTTTACGAATGAATTAAAAAGGGAATTAAGTTTCTCTTCATTCTTGATTATATTTTCTAAAAACAATCTCAAAAATGAGAAATCCACAAATCTATAATTCATTTTAACATTCACTTCCATTCTATATTTTTCGCGTCGAAATCAATGATTAAAACTCATAAAAAAACCGAAGCTTTTAAACTTCGGTTTTTATTTATTTTTTAGAACAAGAAAAACTATCTTGTTACGCCTTGACTAGCTATCCAATCTGAATATTTCTTTGCATTTACATTATGTTCAGCTAACGTAGAAGCAAATTCATGATATCCAAAACGCTCAACACTCGCACAGAAATAAATATAATCGTTCTTTTCAGGATTTAAAACTGCTTCAAGTGCTGTAATATCAGGCATTGCAATTGGCCCAGGAGGAAGTCCAACATTCACGTAAGTGTTATATGGAGATTTCATAATTAAATCATTATAAAAAACTCTTTTTATAACCTGATCAAAGTTATTATCTCTAAGTTTTAAAGCATAAATAACGGTTGGATCTGCTTGTAATGGCATTTCTAAACGCAAACGATTCAAATAAACTCCTGCAATTCGAGGTCTTTCGTCTTTCTTTACAGATTCTTTATGAACTATAGAAGCTAAGATCGTAGCCTGAACTGGCGTTAATCCTTGCTTTTTGGCTTTTTCGATTCTTTCTGCAGTCCAGAAATTATGGTATTCCTTGATCATTTTATCACGGAACTTCTCTGCAGAAGTATTCCAGTAAATCTCATATGTATTTGGAATAAACATCGCAAAAACATTGTCTTCATTGAAACCATTTGTAGCCAGGAAAGTTGAATCTTTAAAAGCTTTCATTAATGATAAACTATCTGCTTCGATCTCAGAACCAACTCTTCCGGCAAAATTCTCTAAACGCTCCTGATTATTAAACGCTAATTTTACAGGAACATTTGAACGCATTGCACGAACCAAATCGATATTATTCATGTCTTTTTTAAGCAAGAAACGACCTGATTTTACATTTTCAGGATAGCTTCTTTTATTAGCAACCATTTCAAAATTCTCAAAGTTTTTGACATATGGTTCTAATATTTTTTTGACATCAGCATAATTAGCTCCTGTTGGAACATATACATATAATTCTTTTTCCTCGAATTTAGTATTAGCGCTGAAAATTTGACTAATTAAAACAAATCCGTAAATCATTAGGGCTGAAATTACGGCTACAGCAGTTATTGTGATTATTTTTTTTAGGCTCAAAGTGTAAATTTTAAATTTGTTTGTTAATTAATTGAAACATTGCTTCGTCTTGATAGTGGTTATTTAGCAAAATCCAATCTTTTTTAATTCCTATTTTCTCAAAGCCAAATTTAGTAAAAAGAGCTATACTTGCTACATTTCCTACAGCAATATTTGCATACAATTGATGTAAATTTAAATTATGAAAAGAATACTTAATTAAAAGTTCTAATGCTTCAGAACCTACATTTTGTCTTTTATTCTCTTCTTTTTGGATAACAATTCCAATTCCTGCCTTGTTATTTTTAGGATCAAACTCAAATAAATCAATCAATCCGATAGCTGGAAAATCTACATCCTGACAAATTGCCAAACGAAGTTGTTTAGCCTCATAAATATCCTGCTGCGCATTTTCGAGATATTGCCTAACTAAAAAACGACTGTAAGGTGTTTGTGTGTTACTAACTTCCCAAATACTTTCGTCATTTTCCATTGCATAAACAAACTCTAAATCATTAGGTTCTAAAGCACGCAGGTAAATATTTTCTCCTTTGAGTGTAATCATTTTGGAATTTTAATTTGTCTTCGACTCCGCTCAGACTGACATCATTGATTAAATTTCTATTGTTCCTTTAAAAACAAATTTTGCTGGTCCGGTCAAGAAAACATTAGTAAAATGATCTCCAATTTTATCAAAAGAAACTACAAGTTTTCCGCCTTCAACATTTAAATTAATTGAAGTTTTATCGGTTTCTCCAATCGCATTCATTGCAATTGCAACTGCCGTTGCGCCAGTTCCGCAAGCTAAAGTTTCGTCTTCTACGCCTCTTTCGTAAGTACGAAGCGAAAAAGTACTGTCGTCAACTTTCTTTACAAAATTAACATTACTTCCTTTTTCTCCATACAATTCACCATAACGAATTGCAGCGCCATTGTCTTTTACATTATAATGTTCTAAATCTTCAACAATCTGAACATGATGTGGTGAACCTGTATTTAAAAATGTGTATGAATCCTTCTTTTGTACTTCATCAACATCGATCATTTGTAACGAAATAATAGCATCGTCACCTACAGAAGCATGATGCAAACCATCTGTTGCAATAAAGGTTGTTTTGTTCTCGATAACTCCCAATTGATTAGCGAAAGCTACAAGACAACGACCACCATTTCCGCACATCGAACTTTGGTTTCCATCTGAATTATAATAGAACATTTTGAAGTCAGTTTCAGAGTCATTTTCTAACAAAATAAGTCCGTCAGCTCCAATACCAAAACGTCTGTCACACAGACGCTCAATTAATTTAATGTCTTCTTTTGGAAAGAAATTTGAACGATTATCAATCATTACAAAATCGTTTCCGGTACCTTGATATTTATAAAATTCTATTTGCATTTTTTTTACATTAGTAACACAAAAGTACGAACAAATAATTAATGAAATGTTAATCAATGTTAAAGAGCGTTAAACCACTTTACAACGGCTTTTTTTTGATATATTTTTACTTAAAATAACCTAAACATAGATAGTAATTATGAAAAGATTTTCAACCTTATTTTTAGTTTCACTCCTAAGCGGTGCTACTACCCTTGGTGCTTACAAGTTATTATTTGAAAGCAACAATTCTTTTTTTGGAAGAGGAAATTCTGTTGTTACTCTTGCCCCCGATTCTTTTGGTAAAAATGTTGGTTTAGCTGCCGAAACAGTCGATTTTACAGCTGCCGCAGATAAGACAGTTCATACGGTTGTTCACGTAAAAAATGTTTCGCGAAGAACGGTTAGTAATCCTATGATGGAATTTTTCTATGGTTATGGAGGCACACAACAACAAGAGCAAGTTGGTACCGGATCAGGAGTCATCATTTCTGAAGACGGATATATTGTGACCAATAATCATGTAATTAAGGATGCGACGGAAATCGAAATTACGTTAAATAATAAAAAATCATATCCTGCAAAACTTATTGGTACGGATTCTAAAATGGATATCGCGTTACTAAAAATTAATGCAGACGAAAAACTTCCTTATACTGCTTTTGCTAATTCTGATAATGTAAAAGTTGGCGAATGGGTTTTGGCAGTTGGCAATCCGTATAACTTGACTTCGACAGTAACTGCCGGAATTGTTTCGGCGAAAGCCAGAAATTTAGATGCAAAAGGAATTCAGTCTTTTATTCAAACTGATGCTGCTGTAAACCCAGGAAATAGCGGCGGTGCTTTGGTAAATACAAGAGGTGAATTGATTGGTATTAATACCATGATTTCGTCAATGACTGGTTCTTATGTTGGATATTCATTTGCTGTTCCTTCTAATATTGCTCGAAAAATAATTGAAGATATTATGGAATTTGGTAATGTTCAAAGAGGAATTTTGGGGGTTGAAGGCGGCGAACTAAATAGTACTGCTTCAAAAGAACTAGGTATTGCAGAAACACAAGGTTTTTATATTAGTAAAGTTTCTAAAAATTCAGGTGCCGAAAAAGCGGGTCTTGCAAAAGGTGATATTATTGTAAAACTTGATGAACAAAATATTGCTACTTATGCTGATCTTTCGGGTTACATTAATACAAAACGTCCAAACGATGTTGTTAAAGTAACTTATATAAAAGACGGAAAAACGAAATCTGTTCCTGTAACATTAAGCAAAAATGAATTTTACAGTACGGAATTTAAAGGAATCGAATTGGAAAATATCGATGCTTCTGATAGAAAGAAATTCAGAATTGATTATGGTGTAAAAATCAAAAACATCAATAATGAAAATCTTATGCAATATCAAAACGAATTACAAGGCAATATTATTTTGAGTATTGACAATGTAAAAGCAACGAATATCGAGACCGTTTCTAAACTTTTAAGTAAAAAAGACGAAGGACAAAGTGTACGTCTTGAAATGATAAATAAAAATGGAGAAATTCTTAGAATTATCATTTAAAAACAGTCTTTGTTTTCTGTTGAAATTTTCAGTCAATCTGAGCTAAAATTTAAAAACTTCGACTAAAAAAACTTCAAAATTAACAATTCAAAAAGCCATTCTGGAAAACAGGGTGGCTTTTTTATTTTCAAAAATAAATCACAAAATTGTTTACGAAATCGATTGAAATGGATACTTTTGCGCAAAATTAAAAAATATTTGTGTTTTTCTTTTTTCAATTTAATCAATTATGAGCAAAAAAACGTTGTACCAAAAAGAGGTATCATTACAAGTCGACCGAAGAAGAGCTGGTGTCGAATTAATCAAAATCATAAGCGATTTATGGTATGATAAATCCATAGAAATGGTTTTATTCAAAAATCAATTATTGGATAAAAATGTCAGCGATATTATTAATTTACATCAATACGCAGGCGAATTTGTAGGTAAACCAATTACTATTTTTGACTCGGTTGAAATTGCAAGAGTTGTTCTTTCGCTAGATCTTCCACCGGCAAAATTAGACCTTGGAAAACTTACTTATGAATATCGTTTAGAAGATGAAAAATATCCGGATGCAAGATATTTTGTTTTGGATAAACTAAAAAAGGCCAAATCATCTGAAGAAATTCAACCTAAGGATGTTGTTTTATATGGCTTTGGCAGAATTGGACGTATATTAGCAAGAGAGCTAATGTCTAAAACCGGAAAAGGAAATCAATTGCGTTTGAGAGCAATTGTTTTACGCGATAAAAGTGATGCATCAAGTTTAGAGAAACGAGCTTCTCTATTACGATACGACTCTATTCACGGTGATTTTCAAGGATCTGTAATTGCTGACCCAAAAAATAATGCTTTGATCATTAACGGAACAACTGTTCATATCATTACAGCAAACTCTCCAGAAGAAATTAACTATACACAATACGGAATCAATGACGCTTTAGTTATTGATAACACAGGCGCTTTTACTACTGAAGAAGCTCTAAAAAGACATTTAACATCGCAAGGTGTTAGCAAAGTTTTATTGACTGCTCCCGGAAAGGGGATTCCAAATATTGTACATGGTGTAAATCATAATGAATATAATCCTGACGAAATTGATATTTTCTCAGCAGCTTCATGCACTACAAATGCCATTACACCTGTTTTAAAAGCAATTGAAGATACTTTAGGTGTTGTCAAAGGACATTTGGAAACTATTCATGCTTATACAAATGACCAAAATTTGGTTGATAACATGCATAAAAAATATCGTCGTGGCAGAGCAGCGGCTTTAAATATGGTGATTACCGAAACTGGCGCCGGAAGCGCAGTTGCAAAGGCATTACCATCTTTAGAAGGTAAATTAACTTCGAATGCTATTCGCGTTCCTGTTCCGAATGGATCTTTAGTTGTCTTGAATTTAGAAGTTAAGAAAGCAACTTCAATTCCTGCAATTAATAAAATCATGAAAAAATATGCCCTTGAAGGCGAATTGGTAGAACAAATTAAATATTCATTGAATAATGAATTAGTTTCTTCTGATATTGTTGGAACTTCTGCACCTTCAATTTATGATAGTAATGCTACAATTGTTTCTAAAGATGGAAAAAACATTGTGCTTTATATCTGGTATGATAACGAATATGGCTATAGTCATCAAGTAATTCGTTTAGCAAAGTATATTGCCAAAGTAAGACGTTATACTTACTATTAATATAAGACCAAAATCAACTATTCTTAAAACCATCAAGTTCTCTTGGTGGTTTTTTGTTTTTATTTAAATCGGTAAAACGGTAGTACTCTTAACTTCTGAAATAACAAAAACCGTATTAATAAGAGAGACTTCGGGCAAAATTGATAATTTCTTTTGATGAAAATGGTGGTAACTTTCCATGTCCGGAATGATAATCTTGAGCATATAATCAAAATTTCCTGAAACATAATTACACTCAACAACTTCTGGTAAATTCAAAATTGACTGATTAAATCCTTCCGAGGTATCATAAGTCTGTTTTGTTAATGTAACCTGACAATAAACAGTCAGATTATTACCTAATTTCTTCTTATTTAAAATCGAAACATATTTCTCTATAACACCCTCTTTTTCAAGACGTTTAACACGATCATGAACAGGAGTTAACGATAGATTAATCTTGTTTGCGATGTCTTTTAAAGTGTAGTGCGCATTTTCCTGTAAAAGTCGTAAGATTTTTTTGTCTATTTCATCTAAAGCCATAACGAAAGCGTTTTCTATGAGTACTAAAATTTAGTCATTTTTTCTTTTTGAGGAAGTAAAATTGATCTCAAAAAGAATAATTTTCTGTAAAAGTATGAAATAAAATAATATTTTCTTATTTAATAAGCCAATATCAATAATATATTCTCTATCAGTAGATTTGTAAAACAATTTACAAAAAACTAAAAAAATATAACAAAATGATAATAGGCGTTCCAAAAGAAATTAAGAATAATGAGAATCGTGTAGCATTAACTCCAGCTGGTGTTTCTGAAATGAAAAAACATGGCCATACAGTTTATGTACAAGCAACTGCTGGTTTAGGAAGTGGATTTGCTGATGACGAATACGCAAATGCTGGTGCTGTAGTTCTTGGAACTATTGAAGAAGTTTATGCTATTGCTGAGATGATTATTAAGGTAAAAGAGCCAATCGCTTCTGAATATCCATTAATCAAAAA
This genomic window from Flavobacterium sp. 9 contains:
- a CDS encoding GNAT family N-acetyltransferase; translated protein: MITLKGENIYLRALEPNDLEFVYAMENDESIWEVSNTQTPYSRFLVRQYLENAQQDIYEAKQLRLAICQDVDFPAIGLIDLFEFDPKNNKAGIGIVIQKEENKRQNVGSEALELLIKYSFHNLNLHQLYANIAVGNVASIALFTKFGFEKIGIKKDWILLNNHYQDEAMFQLINKQI
- a CDS encoding peptidoglycan-binding protein LysM, whose product is MIKKWYFYASLIVIITFLSLGFKPFNLETKPWFLIEKTDGSEYIYPSLEEDDYPTLHKLNVPFTGKRLIGFKEAVAFKESQGKYRLVNSLGYMGKYQFGTQALRSIGVQNKKAFLKDPALQEKAFIALLSKNKWILRNEIERYEGKIVNGIAITESGILAAAHLGGAGSVKNFFKNKGNRHFRDAYGTSLKSYLKAFGGYDLSYIEADSNATIHD
- the dapF gene encoding diaminopimelate epimerase; translated protein: MQIEFYKYQGTGNDFVMIDNRSNFFPKEDIKLIERLCDRRFGIGADGLILLENDSETDFKMFYYNSDGNQSSMCGNGGRCLVAFANQLGVIENKTTFIATDGLHHASVGDDAIISLQMIDVDEVQKKDSYTFLNTGSPHHVQIVEDLEHYNVKDNGAAIRYGELYGEKGSNVNFVKKVDDSTFSLRTYERGVEDETLACGTGATAVAIAMNAIGETDKTSINLNVEGGKLVVSFDKIGDHFTNVFLTGPAKFVFKGTIEI
- a CDS encoding glyceraldehyde-3-phosphate dehydrogenase: MSKKTLYQKEVSLQVDRRRAGVELIKIISDLWYDKSIEMVLFKNQLLDKNVSDIINLHQYAGEFVGKPITIFDSVEIARVVLSLDLPPAKLDLGKLTYEYRLEDEKYPDARYFVLDKLKKAKSSEEIQPKDVVLYGFGRIGRILARELMSKTGKGNQLRLRAIVLRDKSDASSLEKRASLLRYDSIHGDFQGSVIADPKNNALIINGTTVHIITANSPEEINYTQYGINDALVIDNTGAFTTEEALKRHLTSQGVSKVLLTAPGKGIPNIVHGVNHNEYNPDEIDIFSAASCTTNAITPVLKAIEDTLGVVKGHLETIHAYTNDQNLVDNMHKKYRRGRAAALNMVITETGAGSAVAKALPSLEGKLTSNAIRVPVPNGSLVVLNLEVKKATSIPAINKIMKKYALEGELVEQIKYSLNNELVSSDIVGTSAPSIYDSNATIVSKDGKNIVLYIWYDNEYGYSHQVIRLAKYIAKVRRYTYY
- the mltG gene encoding endolytic transglycosylase MltG, with the translated sequence MSLKKIITITAVAVISALMIYGFVLISQIFSANTKFEEKELYVYVPTGANYADVKKILEPYVKNFENFEMVANKRSYPENVKSGRFLLKKDMNNIDLVRAMRSNVPVKLAFNNQERLENFAGRVGSEIEADSLSLMKAFKDSTFLATNGFNEDNVFAMFIPNTYEIYWNTSAEKFRDKMIKEYHNFWTAERIEKAKKQGLTPVQATILASIVHKESVKKDERPRIAGVYLNRLRLEMPLQADPTVIYALKLRDNNFDQVIKRVFYNDLIMKSPYNTYVNVGLPPGPIAMPDITALEAVLNPEKNDYIYFCASVERFGYHEFASTLAEHNVNAKKYSDWIASQGVTR
- a CDS encoding trypsin-like peptidase domain-containing protein — translated: MKRFSTLFLVSLLSGATTLGAYKLLFESNNSFFGRGNSVVTLAPDSFGKNVGLAAETVDFTAAADKTVHTVVHVKNVSRRTVSNPMMEFFYGYGGTQQQEQVGTGSGVIISEDGYIVTNNHVIKDATEIEITLNNKKSYPAKLIGTDSKMDIALLKINADEKLPYTAFANSDNVKVGEWVLAVGNPYNLTSTVTAGIVSAKARNLDAKGIQSFIQTDAAVNPGNSGGALVNTRGELIGINTMISSMTGSYVGYSFAVPSNIARKIIEDIMEFGNVQRGILGVEGGELNSTASKELGIAETQGFYISKVSKNSGAEKAGLAKGDIIVKLDEQNIATYADLSGYINTKRPNDVVKVTYIKDGKTKSVPVTLSKNEFYSTEFKGIELENIDASDRKKFRIDYGVKIKNINNENLMQYQNELQGNIILSIDNVKATNIETVSKLLSKKDEGQSVRLEMINKNGEILRIII
- a CDS encoding Lrp/AsnC family transcriptional regulator — translated: MALDEIDKKILRLLQENAHYTLKDIANKINLSLTPVHDRVKRLEKEGVIEKYVSILNKKKLGNNLTVYCQVTLTKQTYDTSEGFNQSILNLPEVVECNYVSGNFDYMLKIIIPDMESYHHFHQKKLSILPEVSLINTVFVISEVKSTTVLPI